The uncultured Hyphomonas sp. genome includes a window with the following:
- a CDS encoding MerR family transcriptional regulator has protein sequence MSASRARIEKSATAFRSIGEAASELGIETHVIRYWESKFPREVRPVKRPDGRRMFRPQDVDALRAIQILVHGRGMTLKGAKALIAEQGMAAVLSGEATLGAGAPAGSSPARDLQETVAKAFSDETAEGLTDARRARLEDALTELTGIKSRIDTALGRHAA, from the coding sequence CCATCGGGGAAGCAGCTTCGGAACTCGGCATCGAGACGCATGTCATCCGTTATTGGGAAAGCAAGTTTCCGCGGGAAGTCCGCCCCGTGAAGCGCCCGGATGGCCGCCGCATGTTCCGTCCGCAGGACGTCGACGCGCTGCGGGCCATCCAGATCCTGGTTCATGGACGCGGCATGACGCTGAAGGGCGCGAAAGCCCTGATCGCGGAGCAGGGCATGGCGGCAGTCCTTTCAGGTGAGGCGACGCTTGGGGCAGGTGCTCCAGCAGGCAGCAGCCCGGCGCGGGACCTTCAGGAGACCGTCGCGAAGGCTTTTTCGGATGAAACCGCTGAGGGGCTGACGGATGCGCGACGTGCCCGTCTGGAAGATGCGCTGACGGAACTGACCGGCATCAAAAGCCGGATCGACACGGCGCTCGGCCGGCACGCAGCCTGA